The Archocentrus centrarchus isolate MPI-CPG fArcCen1 chromosome 7, fArcCen1, whole genome shotgun sequence genome window below encodes:
- the mipa gene encoding major intrinsic protein of lens fiber a yields MWEFRSMSFWRAVFAEFYGTMFFVFFGLGAALRWTTGPYNVLHVAFCFGLAAATFIQSIGHISGGHINPAVTFAYLIGSQMSLFRAFFYIIAQCLGALAGAAVLYGVTPGNMRGNLALNTLQPGISLGMATTMEIFLTLQLVVCIFAVTDERRNGRLGSAALAIGFSVLMGHLLGMYYTGAGMNPARSFAPAVLVRNFVNHWVYWVGPMIGGAMGALLYDFMLFPRFRGLSERLATLKGARPPEAEGQQETRGEPIELKTQAL; encoded by the exons ATGTGGGAGTTCAGGTCCATGTCTTTCTGGCGGGCAGTGTTTGCTGAGTTCTATGGCACAATGTTCTTTGTATTCTTTGGGCTGGGGGCGGCCCTCCGCTGGACCACCGGGCCCTACAATGTTCTTCATGTTGCCTTTTGCTTTGGTTTGGCGGCCGCAACCTTCATCCAGTCTATTGGCCACATCAGTGGAGGACACATCAACCCGGCCGTTACCTTTGCCTACCTGATTGGCTCTCAGATGTCCTTGTTCCGTGCTTTCTTCTACATCATTGCCCAGTGTCTTGGAGCGCTGGCTGGTGCTGCTGTGCTCTACGGTGTCACACCCGGCAACATGAGGGGAAACCTGGCCCTGAACACG ctGCAGCCAGGCATCAGCTTGGGCATGGCCACTACAATGGAGATTTTCCTCACCCTCCAGCTTGTCGTCTGCATTTTTGCTGTGACAGACGAGAGACGCAATGGACGCCTGGGCTCTGCTGCTCTGGCCATTGGCTTCTCTGTGCTCATGGGGCATCTTCTTGGG ATGTACTACACTGGAGCTGGAATGAACCCAGCAAGGTCCTTTGCTCCAGCTGTTCTGGTCAGGAATTTTGTCAACCACTGG GTGTACTGGGTGGGCCCTATGATCGGTGGTGCCATGGGTGCCTTGCTGTATGACTTCATGCTGTTCCCCCGTTTCCGTGGTCTTTCCGAGAGGCTCGCCACACTGAAGGGTGCCCGGCCCCCTGAGGCTGAGGGCCAGCAGGAGACCAGGGGAGAGCCCATTGAGCTCAAGACACAGGCCCTATAA